One part of the Gemmatimonadaceae bacterium genome encodes these proteins:
- the ruvB gene encoding Holliday junction branch migration DNA helicase RuvB, which translates to MTREITTPAELPEEGVVELSLRPQRLAEFIGQEKVKESLRIAVEAALARREPLDHTLFFGPPGLGKTTLGELIARELGVNIRTTSGPALEKSGDLVGMLTNLRQGDILFIDEIHRLRPALEEFLYPAMEDYKVDIRLSEGPKAQTITMPVEPFTLIGATTRQGMLTPPMRARFGIVQRLNYYPTEDLELIVRRTADVLRVDVDLDGAREIARRSRGTPRIANRLLRRVRDYAQVRAAGHITLGTANDALQLLDVDEFGLDDMDARILRTIIEKFDGGPVGVGSIAAAVAEDPGTIEEVYEPFLVQNGFLHRTPRGRVASPLAYRHFGYVAPDRNGEQGKLF; encoded by the coding sequence ATGACGCGCGAGATCACGACCCCGGCCGAACTGCCCGAAGAGGGCGTCGTCGAGCTGTCGCTGCGGCCGCAGCGCCTGGCCGAGTTCATCGGTCAGGAAAAGGTGAAGGAAAGCCTCCGGATCGCCGTCGAGGCCGCGCTCGCCCGGCGCGAACCGCTCGATCACACGCTTTTCTTCGGCCCACCAGGCCTCGGAAAGACCACGCTCGGCGAGCTCATCGCCCGGGAACTCGGCGTGAACATCAGGACCACGTCGGGACCCGCGCTGGAGAAGTCCGGAGACCTGGTCGGGATGCTGACCAACCTGCGACAGGGGGACATCCTCTTCATTGATGAGATCCACCGGCTACGGCCGGCCCTCGAAGAGTTCCTCTACCCGGCGATGGAGGACTACAAGGTCGACATTCGGCTTTCGGAGGGTCCCAAGGCGCAGACGATCACGATGCCTGTCGAACCGTTCACGCTGATCGGTGCGACGACCCGGCAGGGGATGCTCACCCCGCCGATGCGGGCCCGGTTCGGGATCGTGCAGCGGCTCAACTACTACCCCACCGAAGACCTGGAATTGATCGTCCGGCGCACGGCCGACGTGCTGCGGGTCGACGTGGACCTCGACGGCGCCCGCGAGATCGCCCGGCGCTCACGCGGGACCCCGCGTATCGCCAACCGACTGCTCCGCCGCGTGCGCGACTACGCCCAGGTGCGCGCGGCCGGCCACATCACCCTCGGTACGGCCAACGACGCGCTGCAGCTGCTCGACGTGGATGAGTTCGGACTGGACGACATGGACGCGCGCATTCTCCGGACGATCATCGAGAAGTTCGACGGCGGCCCGGTCGGCGTGGGGTCCATCGCGGCCGCAGTCGCTGAAGACCCGGGAACGATCGAGGAAGTCTACGAGCCGTTCCTTGTGCAGAACGGCTTCCTCCATCGCACGCCGCGTGGGCGCGTCGCGAGCCCGCTGGCGTATCGCCACTTCGGCTACGTGGCCCCGGATCGGAATGGCGAACAGGGCAAGCTGTTCTGA
- the queA gene encoding tRNA preQ1(34) S-adenosylmethionine ribosyltransferase-isomerase QueA: MKTSDFDFHLPPERIAQSPAARRDGSRLMVVDRATGAIRHGRFPDLVDLMPRGDALVVNTTRVMRARLLGERDSGAPAEVLLLREEPDGRWEAMVHPGGKLKPGRRVRVAPGFDVVVEETTERRTRRVRLETALPVHEAIERHGHVPLPPYIDRPDAPEDAERYQTVYARSSGSVAAPTAGLHFTPDVLAALSAKGVARIDVLLHVGAGTFKPVEVEDPAEHVMHEEWCEVTASAASAIAGTRQHGGRVWAVGTTSVRTLESMATRDGLVREGTMSTRAFFRPGYRFRVVDHLVTNFHLPRSTLIMLVAAFAGYELTMEAYRIAIREGYRFYSYGDAMVVL, from the coding sequence ATGAAGACGTCGGACTTCGACTTCCACCTGCCACCCGAACGCATCGCCCAATCGCCCGCGGCCCGTCGCGATGGGAGCCGATTGATGGTCGTCGATCGCGCGACGGGAGCCATTCGGCACGGGAGGTTCCCGGACCTCGTCGACCTCATGCCGAGGGGTGATGCGCTCGTGGTGAACACCACGCGGGTGATGCGGGCGAGGCTCCTCGGGGAACGCGACTCGGGCGCGCCTGCGGAGGTCCTGCTGCTGCGCGAAGAACCCGACGGGCGGTGGGAGGCGATGGTCCATCCGGGCGGAAAGCTCAAGCCGGGACGTCGGGTGCGCGTGGCGCCGGGGTTCGACGTCGTCGTCGAGGAAACGACCGAGCGCAGAACGCGACGCGTGCGGCTCGAGACGGCTTTGCCCGTGCATGAAGCCATCGAGCGTCATGGGCACGTGCCGCTTCCCCCCTACATCGATCGGCCGGACGCCCCGGAAGACGCCGAGCGCTACCAGACCGTGTACGCGCGATCGAGCGGGTCCGTCGCCGCGCCAACGGCGGGGCTGCATTTCACGCCCGATGTACTCGCCGCGTTGTCGGCAAAGGGCGTCGCGCGCATCGACGTGTTGCTCCACGTGGGCGCGGGCACGTTCAAGCCGGTGGAGGTTGAAGACCCCGCCGAGCACGTGATGCACGAGGAGTGGTGTGAGGTCACCGCGTCCGCGGCCAGCGCCATCGCCGGCACCAGGCAGCACGGGGGCCGCGTCTGGGCCGTGGGAACGACGTCGGTGAGGACGCTGGAGAGCATGGCGACACGCGACGGACTCGTGCGGGAGGGGACGATGTCCACCCGGGCCTTCTTCAGGCCTGGCTACCGCTTTCGTGTCGTGGATCACCTGGTGACCAACTTCCATTTGCCGCGCTCGACGCTCATCATGCTCGTCGCCGCGTTCGCGGGGTACGAGCTCACGATGGAGGCGTATCGCATCGCGATCCGGGAGGGTTACCGTTTCTACTCATATGGCGATGCGATGGTGGTCCTCTGA
- the tgt gene encoding tRNA guanosine(34) transglycosylase Tgt has translation MPSFDFTISATCGAARAARFETPHGPVETPVFMPVGTLATVKSLDPDDLFRAGASMILANAYHLHLRPGDELVRDLGGLHRFMRWPGPILTDSGGFQVFSLETLRTVSEDGVEFRSHIDGSKRWFTPESVMQIERNLGADVIMQFDHVIPGQSERAAALEASERSIRWLERCRTALALMEEPATRVGPAEGTPADGSIGGSPSCAQALFPVIQGGVHDDLRRDAARRAQNVGDWVGFGIGGLSVGEPKPDMYRTLEVLHPELPGDRPRYLMGVGFPEDLIEGVRRGVDLFDCVAPTRMGRNGTAFTSDGRVNIKRAEFRADPGPLDATCDCATCRRFSRAYLRHLYIADELLGLRLLSLHNVHFLTSLMRDARRAIVSGTFDHWADEALRRLTPTPSASSRDDRAPAS, from the coding sequence GTGCCTTCCTTCGATTTCACGATCAGCGCTACGTGTGGCGCTGCGCGCGCGGCCCGCTTCGAAACCCCACACGGCCCCGTCGAGACGCCGGTGTTCATGCCGGTCGGCACGCTGGCGACGGTGAAATCGCTCGACCCGGACGACTTGTTTCGCGCCGGTGCAAGTATGATCCTGGCCAACGCGTACCACCTGCACTTGCGCCCCGGCGACGAACTCGTGCGCGACCTCGGTGGCCTGCACCGCTTCATGCGCTGGCCCGGGCCGATCCTCACGGACTCCGGCGGATTTCAGGTCTTCTCGCTGGAAACGCTGCGCACCGTGAGCGAAGACGGCGTCGAGTTCCGCTCCCACATCGACGGATCGAAACGCTGGTTCACCCCCGAAAGCGTCATGCAGATCGAGCGCAACCTCGGGGCCGACGTGATCATGCAGTTCGACCATGTGATCCCCGGACAATCGGAGCGGGCTGCGGCGCTCGAGGCGAGTGAACGAAGCATTCGGTGGCTCGAGCGCTGCCGAACGGCGCTGGCCCTGATGGAAGAGCCGGCGACCCGAGTCGGGCCCGCCGAGGGTACGCCTGCGGACGGATCGATCGGCGGATCGCCCAGCTGCGCACAGGCGCTGTTTCCGGTGATCCAGGGCGGCGTCCACGACGACCTGCGCCGTGACGCGGCCCGACGGGCGCAGAACGTTGGCGATTGGGTCGGTTTCGGGATCGGAGGGCTATCGGTCGGTGAGCCAAAACCTGACATGTATCGCACGCTCGAGGTCCTGCATCCCGAGTTGCCAGGCGACCGTCCGCGCTACCTCATGGGGGTCGGATTCCCGGAGGACCTGATCGAGGGCGTGCGGCGGGGCGTCGACCTCTTCGATTGCGTGGCGCCCACCCGCATGGGTCGCAACGGCACGGCCTTCACGAGCGACGGACGCGTCAACATCAAGCGTGCGGAGTTTCGCGCGGACCCCGGCCCGCTGGACGCGACCTGCGACTGCGCGACCTGCCGACGGTTCTCCCGGGCCTACCTCAGGCACCTGTACATCGCCGACGAGCTGCTGGGGCTGCGCCTCCTCTCCCTGCACAATGTACATTTCCTGACCAGCCTGATGCGCGACGCGCGCCGGGCCATCGTCAGCGGCACATTCGATCACTGGGCCGACGAGGCGCTTCGCCGGCTGACGCCCACACCCTCCGCCAGTTCCCGCGATGATCGCGCACCTGCTTCCTGA